The Miscanthus floridulus cultivar M001 chromosome 17, ASM1932011v1, whole genome shotgun sequence genome has a window encoding:
- the LOC136516227 gene encoding uncharacterized protein has translation MASWEELARNFLLEEEEEDEELFFVLLPAEMPFLDEEKTPEHTSSLPGAKKVEEILEGHENWCKEEFRMEAEIFRTIANFLRAENLLCDTRGMKIEEQLGLFMFMLSHNASTERLKKEFQHSGETVHRKIYDVFNIIPTLTQKFIRLPNPSHTHMKITCDPRFMPFFQNCIGAIDGTHVPITIGQDKASPYRNRKGTLSQNVMFACDFNLKFTFISFGWEGSASDA, from the exons ATGGCTTCTTGGGAAGAGCTTGCTAGGAATTTTTtgttggaagaggaagaagaagatgaggagctaTTCTTTGTTCTTCTCCCTGCTGAAATGCCCTTTCTCGATGAAGAGAAAACACCTGAGCATACCTCTTCTCTTCCTGGTGCTAAAAAGGTTGAAGAGATCCTCGAAGGACACGAGAATTGGTGCAAGGAAGAATTTAGGATGGAGGCTGAAATATTTAGAACTATAGCAAACTTTCTCAGGGCCGAGAACTTGCTGTGTGACACACGTGGTATGAAGATTGAGGAGCAACTTGGTCTTTTTATGTTCATGCTCTCTCATAATGCAAGCACAGAGAGGCTAAAGAAGGAGTTTCAACATAGTGGTGAGACAGTGCATAGGAAAATATATGATGTCTTCAATATCATTCCAACATTAACCCAAAAATTCATCAGACTTCCGAATCCAAGCCACACACACATGAAGATTACATGTGACCCTAGATTTATGCCATTCTTTCAG AACTGCATCGGCGCTATCGATGGTACGCATGTCCCAATCACAATTGGACAAGACAAGGCCAGTCCCTATAGAAATAGGAAGGGGACACTATCGCAGAATGTTATGTTTGCCTGTGACTTCAACTTGAAGTTCACTTTCATCTCATTTGGTTGGGAAGGATCCGCATCTGATGCATGA